The following nucleotide sequence is from Acyrthosiphon pisum isolate AL4f chromosome A2, pea_aphid_22Mar2018_4r6ur, whole genome shotgun sequence.
aaaaagttggAACACGATTGGTGAGTACATGTTTGAAGATTGGAGTGAGCTTGAAGTACATGCAAAAGAAAGTAAAGGTAAGTAttctaagttatattttatatttattatatacggtttaaaattattatattattaattattataccatgtagataaaaattacattattgaatacatttaataaaatatttttaaatttaaaaataattttattctaaaacttataggtatttttatttaaaaatcaaatcatgTCATATTGAAAATCTACTGCTCCTGGGCCCATAAAGTAGTTGGCAAAGTAATCCCTCACTTCAACTCCATGCGAACGAGTCCCTGTTCCACGAGCTTCAATATCTTCTAAGTTGTGCGTTTCAGAATCTTCATAATTTATACCATCTCTTTTACGAACGAAGTTGTGCAGTATGCAACATGCTTTTATAATGTCATCCGTAAAATCTGGCTCCACCTGGATAGCCGTATGTAAAACACGCCATTTATTCGCGAGTACTCCAAATGCACATTCAACTGTGCGCCTTGCTCTGGATAATCGGTAGTTGAACACTCTTCGGGAATCAGTAAGGTTACGTCCAGGGTACGGTCTAAGTAAATTTGAATGTAAAGCAAACGCTTCATCTCCAATAAACACATACGGTTGTGGGTTGGTACTTGTATTTGGTAAAGTAACTGGTTCTGGTATGTTCAATTTACCTTCATATAATTGTTTACCAAATGCACACTCCTTGAACACATTGGAGTCCCCTTCACGACCATATGAACCCACATCGATTACAAcgaaattcaaatttgtatcaACTATTGCCATCAAAACGATAGAGAAATacttcttataattaaaatagaacgAACCGGAGTTGTTAGGATTTCTACACCTTATATGTTTGCCGTCTATTGCTCCTAGACAATTTGGAAAATtagttttagtataaaatatatttgatatttccacCCAATCTTCTGTAGTcggttaatttattaattaatataaactaattaataataaaatattatataactgcgattgaatacatttataaaatacaagtatACTTACTTATGGagtgttcaaaaaataaattaaaaaatacaaaaatgtaataattttgacacactttaattaggtaggtacctatttaaaaattatactcgtacctataatgttataactgacaagtaatataataaaataattccataAATTACGTAAGTAATCTAGGTCTACCTCAGAGAGCGTAGAGACGTTgaatgtaatgaaattattgGTCGTAAGTGTTTGACGAATTTGGGAACTAGCGGTGGCGTTTAGAACTTGGAATGCAGTGGCGGGAACGtttttaagaacaaaaaaattctaaaattaagaattaaaatgctattttttttttaaattgaaattagtacctatttacaaaaacattgaataataaaaagtttttttttaatcaagttggCATAAATTGGAGCCTGTAATCacacattacatttgtattttaattatttgcaatattttatatcgagtagacatcaattataaaatatcatgtatgtcacttctttggatatttgcatccttcttaaaatctttaaattaaattcaaactattatggttctgctcctaattttaacagtagtctagtagagtggagtattattttctagtgctcataaaaatctaaatacatattttgcatattttattatatgattaggtatattatttatattataatattattcaataatagttatcttataagCTTCAAACTAATTTTNNNNNNNNNNNNNNNNNNNNNNNNNNNNNNNNNNNNNNNNNNNNNNNNNNNNNNNNNNNNNNNNNNNNNNNNNNNNNNNNNNNNNNNNNNNNNNNNNNNNNNNNNNNNNNNNNNNNNNNNNNNNNNNNNNNNNNNNNNNNNNNNNNNNNNNNNNNNNNNNNNNNNNNNNNNNNNNNNNNNNNNNNNNNNNNNNNNNNNNNNNNNNNNNNNNNNNNNNNNNNNNNNNNNNNNNNNNNNNNNNNNNNNNNNNNNNNNNNNNNNNNNNNNNNNNNNNNNNNNNNNNNNNNNNNNNNNNNNNNNNNNNNNNNNNNNNNNNNNNNNNNNNNNNNNNNNNNNNNNNNNNNNNNNNNNNNNNNNNNNNNNNNNNNNNNNNNNNNNNNNNNNNNNNNNNNNNNNNNNNNNNNNNNNNNNNNNNNNNNNNNNNNNNNNNNNNNNNNNNNNNNNNNNNNNNNNNNNNNNNNNNNNNNNNNNNNNNNNNNNNNNNNNNNNNNNNNNNNNNNNNNNNNNNNNNNNNNNNNNNNNNNNNNNNNNNNNNNNNNNNNNNNNNNNNNNNNNNNNNNNNNNNNNNNNNNNNNNNNNNNNNNNNNNNNNNNNNNNNNNNNNNNNNNNNNNNNNNNNNNNNNNNNNNNNNNNNNNNNNNNNNNNNNNNNNNNNNNNNNNNNNNNNNNNNNNNNNNNNNNNNNNNNNNNNNNNNNNNNNNNNNNNNNNNNNNNNNNNNNNNNNNNNNNNNNNNNNNNNNNNNNNNNNNNNNNNNTAATTATAACACCTTGAAAGcattatatatgataatttagtgaattaactcttacatttttcatatattttttttgtaacaggaaatttaaaaatgacaatttagttaattatatttaataatattaaagttgtatttgataaaaagaaagtatttaaatacatgtatacaaataatttagaacatagaagtcattatgcaatgaaaaattttgaattttattccttaaatcataatcAGGACCAGCTCAAGCAAAAATAGTGAACtaggcaaaatcaaattttgccacccctaacaatataatattaacagtattttgaaaattccgcCCTCTTACTAAAGTGCTGCTTAAGTGCCGCCCTAGCCGTGGGCCTATGTCGCCTACCCCTTGAGCCAGGcctgatcataatatattttaaattttctatagtttTGGTGTACTAAAGTGTAcgtttttcggcctctttaggacatatagcgcttccggtggtgacgactatctgtagtaaaattttcaatcaagtttttaaacaagtgacgacaccttatcaatacaccttggttaACACTATTCCATgaactatttttaaatcaatggtTATAACCATAACCGTGCCATAACTTAtaggttatttaatttaaatttatttttatccatgGCCTCACATGACAAAATATagctatataagtatttattatttaatttagtttgcCCTGAAGAGCTTTATAAAGTGGATATTTGTTTTGtgtaaattaaagttaaaacttattattagcAGGAGAACCTATGATAGGTGTAAACCTTGTAAACCAGTATGTCATATTAAACCCCAcaactctatattattataagttgtaaccatataattataaagtacagatttttgaaataatgagttaGATGtctaaaaacaatcaaaatatgttaattgaACATCAAATTCTGGGCCTGCACAtatgattaacattttttaactgattattataatttttgtttatttatttatagtcttCTAGTTAACACTCGACAGactaattttccatttttccgATTTCAAGCCGTCAAATTTAGAAGTACgagtatagactatattaacatattatcaatacggttaaatacaaataaaagtcaTATACATTAGATCAGAATGCTATATAGGCGTAGAATTCTATGAATGGGATGGTTGTGGCCACGAGAAGTAGTgtgtgtaggtacaatataataggtttgttcgttttgaaaaaaaaagtgtacactAATTAGTGTAGTGTCAGGGGAAAGTGTAAGGGGTGTGATCAGaaatctgtttttaaaacaaacgttTTTGGTGTAGATCAATCAGCTGCAATACAGAATTCGCTGATAAGGAATGATAACAATCACCTAAACCGGCTACACCTGCTCTTGGGTCAGTGTGAAGAAAGTGTACACTGATGTAACACTTCTTCAAAACAATCAGAGTGTACAACTACACTATTTCAAAACGAACACTTTGGTGTACACTTATTTTGAAAAAGTGTACACTTTTTGTCAAAACAAacaaacctaataataatttataccaaaagtataaaattgattatattttatattatattatattatatttttttaattagacatttaaaatctaaaatattaaacgacTTCTATTGtacttagtataaaattattaaaaataatgcttaaattatttttattttacctatattaatataaacagtaaagaaaaagtataattttatcttaACTAGAACTTATTACATAGGGTAGTTAAGAGATACATCTTGTCTGGCCAATTCTAATAACATAGGATCGTCAAAGAACTTATTTATGGAAACATCCTCACTTAAACCTTTTCTTCTCCGCGTTTTCACCATAAATTCTCGAGCAAGATGTGTA
It contains:
- the LOC103308804 gene encoding protein ALP1-like yields the protein MAIVDTNLNFVVIDVGSYGREGDSNVFKECAFGKQLYEGKLNIPEPVTLPNTSTNPQPYVFIGDEAFALHSNLLRPYPGRNLTDSRRVFNYRLSRARRTVECAFGVLANKWRVLHTAIQVEPDFTDDIIKACCILHNFVRKRDGINYEDSETHNLEDIEARGTGTRSHGVEVRDYFANYFMGPGAVDFQYDMI